The DNA window TGAACTCTGCCGACATGTTGCAGTCAGACTTCTTGAGAGGCATCCAGTAGTGTTTCTCGGTATAGCTGCGTGTGACGATGACTTCTTCATGATAACCGCTGACAGCATTGTTTTCAGGATGAGCCGGATCAAAGTCTCCGCTACGGGTAAATTCAACCGAAGTCTTGTCGGCATACTCAGGTTTGTCTATGAGCATCCAGCGGCGGAGATCGTTGAAGCGATGGCCTTCGTAGGAAAGCTCGACCGCACGCTCGCGGCGCAGCTCACTCATGAACGAATCAAGATTGCCTGTAAATTTGGCATTCACACCTTCTACGCCCGCACGCTCACGGATTTTGTTGACAGCATCAAGAGCTGAAAGCTGACATGCAGATACCTTACCCGAAGGAGTTCCGGTGGCCTGAGCGACAGCTTCCGCATACATCAGATAGACATCAGCGAGACGGAGGTAGCTGAGACCGATTGTGAACTGAGGTGAATAGCCCCAGCCGTCATCGTAGCGGTTACATGTGGGATGAAGGAACTTCTTGAGCGCATAGCCAGTACGCGAAGCTGTGTTGATGTCGCGAGAAGCGCCCGAAGTAAACAGCTCGATATTGGGAAGAGGATTCTGGTAATTGTCTGTAATCAGACAACCGTCGAACACGATGTCATTGTAGAAACGCGGATCGCGGTCCTTCCACGGATGGGTCTTGTCCCAGCCTGACTGCGGGTCGTCAAGAGGAAGACCGTTGGCCATACCGTAGTTGTTGACATAATTGGCACAGGGGCTGAGGTTATTGCCGCCACCGTCGGGGTGATAAGGAGTCGGGACATACTGGAGGGCGAGACCATAGCGTGTGTTCTGCCAAGGATCCCACTCCGGCCCGCGGAAAATGACTTCGGTGAGACCGGGCATACGGCCATTCTGTCCGTAAGAGTAGAAGACCTCCCCTATCTTGTCATAGCTGACAAGTTCATACTGTGTCGCACCTCTCTCCACGAGATCAAGAAGTTCTCCGAAGGTGTCGGCCGCCTTCTGTGCATACTCGCGGTTATACTCACGAGAGCCCGTCGACTCATAATTCATGAGAGGTGAAGCCGCCCAAAGATAGTTCTTGCCTAAATAAGCGAGAGCCATCACCTTATTGATACGGCGCTGGTTGTTACCGTTGGTTATGACGCTGATCGAGGTCTTGTCCCAGTCAATCGGAAGAAGATCGGCCGCACGGCGGAAATCGGCTGCTGCCTTGTCAGCGCATTCATGGTAAGAGAGACGCGGACGTGTCAGCTGCCCGTTGGCGTTCATTACCTCGTCGATATATGGAAGACCACCGAAATATTGCATCAGCATGAAGTGATACCATCCGCGGAAGAAAAGGAGCTGGCCTTCAATGGCCTTCTTCTGTTCAGAAGTCGCATCGGTGAGTAGGTCAAGGTTCTCAAGACCCATGTTGCACTGGCGGATGCCCCACCATGCGCATGGCCACAGACCCTTGTTGAAACGGTCCTTCTTATATGCGTCGAAGGCTCCGCGGTCGAGCCATCCAGTGCCCCAGCCGTCGAATTCCGACTGCCAGCCCCAGAAGTCACCCTGATCAATCTTATAGACCATGTGATAGTTGACATTGGCGCTGATAATCTCGTCGTCACCCCAGTTGAAGGAGTTGGTCCAATAGCCTTTGTCAAAAAGAGGTATGTTGTTGTAGAGCAGCTCCACAAAACCTTGGAAGTTGGTAAAATTCTTGTAAGGTTCGGTAGCGGAGATGTCTGATTCTTCCGATTTGTCAAGATAATCGGAGCAAGCAGTCGCACCAAGCATAAGAGCCGTACTCAGACAGGCTGCCTTTATATATGTTACATATTTTTTCATGATAAGTCAGTCGGTTAGATGTCAAACTTAAAGCCAAGATTGAAACGGCGCACTGTCGGATAAGCACCCTGCGAGGCAAGACCTGTTCCTGCAAAGTTCGATTCGCGGTCATCGGGCATGCGCGACCAGAGCCAGAGGTTGTTGCCGTTGAGATAGAGTTTGAACATGCTCATGCCAAGCTTCTTTACCCATCCGCCGGTCCATGTGTAGGCGATTTCCGCGTTCTTCAGACGGATATATGAACCGTCGTAGTGATAGCGGGTTCCTTCGTAGTAGGACGGAGTCGAACTCCAGCGTGGCAGCGGCACTGCAGAGTCAGGATTTGAGGCTGACCAGAAAGCTCCCTCATCGAAAACAGTGTTAAGGTGATTGTTCAGAGATGTGAACCCTACATAGCGGCTGACATTCGTCACACCATAGAACTGAACAAAAGCAGAGAAGCCTTTCCATTCAAAACCGATGGTAGCGTTATAGGTGTTTTGCGGAGCCCCGGTATATCCGTAAGGAGCATTGTCATTTGTATCGATGACACCGTCGCCATTGTAGTCCACGGAAATAAACTGTCCGGGCAACTTGTTATTGTCATTGGTGTTGTGCTGTGTCATGCCGATAACTTCATTCCAGTCTTTGGCAATGCCGGCTGTATAGATGGCATGGTCCTGACCGATTGCAAAACCGGTGCTCTTCTGATAGTCGGGAGTAAGCTCAGGATCGTCGTATGAAAGCACCTTGTTGGTGGCATGGGTCATGTTGAAGTTACCCCAGAGATGGAAATTGTTTCCGAAAGTGTAGTTGAGACGGAGTTCAAGCTCGAAACCTGAAGTGCGCACGCGTCCGAGGTTGGCTGTAGGAGCGGTCGTGCCATAATAGCTGGGGACAGCGCGGTTGTTGCCCGTAATGAGGAT is part of the Duncaniella dubosii genome and encodes:
- a CDS encoding RagB/SusD family nutrient uptake outer membrane protein, with amino-acid sequence MKKYVTYIKAACLSTALMLGATACSDYLDKSEESDISATEPYKNFTNFQGFVELLYNNIPLFDKGYWTNSFNWGDDEIISANVNYHMVYKIDQGDFWGWQSEFDGWGTGWLDRGAFDAYKKDRFNKGLWPCAWWGIRQCNMGLENLDLLTDATSEQKKAIEGQLLFFRGWYHFMLMQYFGGLPYIDEVMNANGQLTRPRLSYHECADKAAADFRRAADLLPIDWDKTSISVITNGNNQRRINKVMALAYLGKNYLWAASPLMNYESTGSREYNREYAQKAADTFGELLDLVERGATQYELVSYDKIGEVFYSYGQNGRMPGLTEVIFRGPEWDPWQNTRYGLALQYVPTPYHPDGGGNNLSPCANYVNNYGMANGLPLDDPQSGWDKTHPWKDRDPRFYNDIVFDGCLITDNYQNPLPNIELFTSGASRDINTASRTGYALKKFLHPTCNRYDDGWGYSPQFTIGLSYLRLADVYLMYAEAVAQATGTPSGKVSACQLSALDAVNKIRERAGVEGVNAKFTGNLDSFMSELRRERAVELSYEGHRFNDLRRWMLIDKPEYADKTSVEFTRSGDFDPAHPENNAVSGYHEEVIVTRSYTEKHYWMPLKKSDCNMSAEFKQNPGW